TTCCACCAGGGCGAACCGCACGCAGTCGCGGCCAAAGCCGGAATCAGCGGCCACAGGTGCGTTCAAAAGCAATGCATCGGCGCCGCTCTTGGCAAGCTTTTCGGCGGCATGTTCTTCGAAGTGGTCGGTTTCAAGTGCGAATCCGACAATCACTTGGTCGTCGCGTTTTTGGGCGACGCTGTCTCGCAAAATATTCGGGTTCGGTTCCAGCTCCAGAATCAGCTGGCTGCGGCTATCCTTAATCTTTTCGGTGGCAGCCACTTTCGGGCGGTAGTCGGCAACGGCGGCGCAGTGAACGAGCGCGCTTGCACTCTTCATTCGTTCAAGGACGGCATCGTGCATGTCGCGGGCGCTTGTCACTCGAGTCACTTTCACGCTACCCGGGAACGCCGCCTCCATCGGGCCCGCGATGACTTCAACTTCAAAGCCGTTGGCATAGAACACCGAGGCGAGAGCCACGGCAGTCTTTCCGCTGCTGCGGTTGCTGATGTAGCGTACCGGGTCGATGGCTTCTTCGGTACGGCCAGCGGTCAAGAGAACTTTCTTGCCGTAGCCGGGGAGGCTTGCGTCTTGTGTCGGCGGAACATCTTGTGCAACAGGGCATGCCGGCGCGGGGGTCTTAGGGGCCGAGCCCCTAGGCGATGGGGTAGCGGAAGACGCGCAAGCGGCTGCAGCGAGGGGCAGGCTTGCCCCTTCCAGCCATTTCACGATTTCTGCAGGTTCCATCAGGCGACCCTGTCCGACTTCACCGCAGGCGAGTTCACCCGCAGGCGATTCAAGTACGGTTGTGTCTTCAAAGCCGCGCAAAATTTCGAGGTTGCGCTTTACGGCGGGGGAG
This genomic window from Fibrobacter sp. UWB5 contains:
- a CDS encoding phosphopantothenate--cysteine ligase family flavoprotein — translated: MNLAGKKILLGVSGGIAVYKSCELLRLLQKKGAEVRVCMTDAATEFVAPLTFASLSKCPVYLKNGAVEARPFQHIDFPRWADLYLVVPATANVIGKFACGIADDPVSLCFMSCTCPRVIAPAMNVAMYNSPAVKRNLEILRGFEDTTVLESPAGELACGEVGQGRLMEPAEIVKWLEGASLPLAAAACASSATPSPRGSAPKTPAPACPVAQDVPPTQDASLPGYGKKVLLTAGRTEEAIDPVRYISNRSSGKTAVALASVFYANGFEVEVIAGPMEAAFPGSVKVTRVTSARDMHDAVLERMKSASALVHCAAVADYRPKVAATEKIKDSRSQLILELEPNPNILRDSVAQKRDDQVIVGFALETDHFEEHAAEKLAKSGADALLLNAPVAADSGFGRDCVRFALVEKGKPVPPLAMGEKVDLAETILNFCLERLNG